The following coding sequences lie in one Hypanus sabinus isolate sHypSab1 chromosome 20, sHypSab1.hap1, whole genome shotgun sequence genomic window:
- the ropn1l gene encoding ropporin-1-like protein isoform X1, protein MFVIFCVITFWLLLITFNAFNFSNLCIICLKVFFVLSEELSSSPSSSDFFFILPSISSVLTSKSIIFFSIFSCFFVILSNIASMFVIFCVITFWLLLITFNAFNFSNLCIICLKVFFVLSEELSSSPSSSDFFFILPSISSVLTSKSIIFFSIFSCFFVILSNIASMFVIFCVITFWLLLITFNAFNFSNLCIICLKVFFVLSEELSSSPSSSDFSRESVSLSDSLSLSVSVVAGICSSGCSLLRMLVPLRAQFSLIFPFRNGRCCRSLLFCFTGDVLYLSPRFFGRNIDLLTFLREGWIPASRSYVIT, encoded by the exons atgtttgttattttttgtgtcattactttttggttacttttaattacttttaatgcatttaatttttctaatttatgcattatttgcctcaaagttttttttgtactttcagaggaactttcatcttctccatcttcatctgattttttcttcattcttccctccataTCTTCCGTTCTGACGTCcaaatctataattttcttttccattttttcctgtttctttgtcattttatcaaacatagcctccatgtttgttattttttgtgtcattactttttggttacttttaattacttttaatgcatttaatttttctaatttatgcattatttgcctcaaagttttttttgtactttcagaggaactttcatcttctccatcttcatctgattttttcttcattcttccctccataTCTTCCGTTCTGACGTCcaaatctataattttcttttccattttttcctgtttctttgtcattttatcaaacatagcctccatgtttgttattttttgtgtcattactttttggttacttttaattacttttaatgcatttaatttttctaatttatgcattatttgcctcaaagttttttttgtactttcagaggaactttcatcttctccatcttcatctgatttttccagagagtccgtctctctctcagactcactttcactgtcggtttcagtcgttgctgggatttgtagttctggttgttctcttttgcgcatgctcgttcctttacgcgcgcagttctcgttgatctttccctttagaaatggccgatgctgccgcagtctccttttctgtttcaccggtgatgtgttgtacctgagtccgcggttcttcggtagaa acattgatttattaacttttttacgggagggctggattccagcgtctcgatcctacgtcatcacgtga